In Luteitalea sp. TBR-22, one genomic interval encodes:
- a CDS encoding M28 family metallopeptidase produces MKHTVALLFLPLALAAACSREPAPAAPASAPTAARPTPLADLPAVDGARLLEQIRALSSDEFQGRKPGTEGEVRTVAYLEQQFKALGLQPGNTDGTYVQDVRLVGLTPAQKRPFTVTGGGKRATFAWRDEVVAWSKHVADTASIENSELLFVGYGVTAPEFDWNDFKDVDIKGKTIVVLVNDPQVPSATDPTTLDDNVFGGRAMTYYGRWTYKYEEAARRGAAGVLIVHETGPAGYPFSVVQGNLGERLDLVREDKGMSRASIEGWLSLDAARKLMAMAGQDLDALKKQALTRSFRPVPLGLSASMTIGTTARTMASKNVLAKLEGSDPALKDEYVIYTAHWDHFGVGEPVDGDRIYNGALDNASGTALVLELARAFTQVTPKPRRSVVFLLVTAEEQGLLGSAYYAEYPVYPLAKTVAVVNIDGINQWGRTRDLTVIGLGASQLDDYLREAATEQGRTLRPDPESEKGYYYRSDHFNFAKKGVPALYLDSGIEYVGKDASYGTQKRDEYTNRDYHSPSDEVKEDWDLTGAVEDARVLFAVGYRVANAATWPEWAPGNEFRAAREQMRRP; encoded by the coding sequence ATGAAACACACCGTTGCGCTCCTGTTCCTGCCATTGGCGCTGGCTGCTGCGTGCAGCCGCGAACCCGCGCCGGCCGCCCCGGCATCCGCACCGACGGCGGCTCGTCCCACACCGCTCGCCGACCTGCCGGCCGTCGATGGTGCGCGCCTGCTCGAGCAGATTCGCGCGCTGTCTTCCGACGAGTTCCAGGGGCGCAAGCCGGGAACGGAGGGCGAGGTACGGACCGTGGCGTACCTCGAGCAGCAGTTCAAGGCGCTGGGGCTGCAGCCCGGCAACACCGACGGCACGTACGTGCAGGACGTGCGCCTGGTGGGCCTGACGCCCGCGCAGAAGCGGCCCTTCACCGTGACGGGGGGCGGCAAGAGGGCGACGTTCGCCTGGCGTGACGAAGTCGTGGCGTGGAGCAAGCACGTCGCCGACACCGCCAGCATCGAGAACTCCGAGTTGCTGTTCGTCGGCTATGGCGTCACGGCGCCCGAGTTCGACTGGAACGACTTCAAGGACGTCGACATCAAGGGCAAGACGATCGTCGTGCTCGTCAACGACCCGCAGGTGCCCTCGGCGACCGATCCGACGACGCTCGACGACAACGTCTTCGGTGGCCGCGCCATGACCTACTACGGCCGCTGGACCTACAAGTACGAGGAGGCCGCGCGCCGTGGCGCGGCCGGCGTGCTCATCGTCCACGAGACCGGCCCGGCGGGCTACCCGTTCTCGGTGGTGCAGGGCAACCTCGGCGAGCGCCTCGACCTGGTGCGCGAGGACAAGGGGATGAGCCGGGCCAGCATCGAGGGCTGGCTGTCGCTCGACGCCGCCCGGAAGCTGATGGCGATGGCCGGGCAGGACCTCGACGCGCTGAAGAAGCAGGCGCTCACCCGCAGCTTCCGGCCCGTCCCGCTCGGCCTGTCGGCCTCGATGACGATCGGGACGACGGCCCGGACGATGGCGTCGAAGAACGTGCTGGCGAAGCTGGAGGGCAGCGACCCCGCGCTGAAGGACGAGTACGTCATCTACACGGCGCACTGGGACCACTTCGGCGTCGGCGAACCCGTCGACGGCGACCGCATCTACAACGGCGCGCTGGACAACGCGTCAGGCACGGCGCTGGTGCTCGAACTGGCCCGCGCTTTCACGCAGGTCACGCCGAAGCCGAGGCGGTCGGTGGTGTTCCTGCTGGTCACGGCCGAGGAGCAGGGCCTGCTGGGCTCGGCGTACTACGCGGAATACCCGGTGTATCCGCTCGCCAAGACCGTAGCGGTCGTCAACATCGACGGCATCAACCAGTGGGGCCGCACCAGGGATCTCACCGTGATCGGCCTGGGCGCCTCGCAACTCGACGACTACCTGCGTGAGGCGGCCACCGAGCAGGGGCGGACGCTGCGCCCTGATCCTGAATCGGAGAAGGGGTACTACTACCGCTCCGACCACTTCAACTTCGCCAAGAAGGGCGTGCCGGCCCTGTACCTCGACAGCGGCATCGAGTATGTCGGCAAGGACGCCAGCTACGGCACGCAGAAGCGCGACGAGTACACCAACCGCGACTACCACAGCCCGTCCGACGAGGTGAAGGAGGACTGGGACCTGACCGGGGCCGTCGAGGACGCGCGCGTGTTGTTCGCGGTGGGCTATCGGGTGGCCAACGCGGCGACCTGGCCGGAGTGGGCGCCGGGCAACGAGTTCCGCGCCGCCCGCGAGCAGATGCGCAGGCCGTGA
- a CDS encoding DUF4234 domain-containing protein: MSESVIDPVPQAPAPGEVVAEPPAAAVPFFLVGVPKFVVLSLLTFGLYQLLWWYRHWVRLRDVGGEDVWPVPRTVFANVFAYFFFDRVNEEADRQLTPTLLSPPLLAVAYFVALTSGYLGAPDWVPVVAPVLLLAYAQSVINALPTVQGLPGQARNTRFTLRNVGGVVGCVVLLVLFALMSQSTPARPDADAAVSLDTVVEQLNRDLPQTVSGGLTMERVEGDAGGLVVFVRLTQVEVREAVNADVVGRAQRQLLEMACASEGIERMALDGGVPLRYTLVDKAHTAFASMHITSRAQCSALGD, from the coding sequence ATGTCCGAGTCCGTCATCGATCCCGTGCCGCAGGCGCCTGCGCCTGGCGAGGTCGTCGCCGAGCCGCCCGCCGCGGCCGTCCCGTTCTTCCTGGTGGGCGTCCCGAAGTTCGTCGTCCTGTCCCTGCTCACCTTCGGGCTCTACCAGCTGCTCTGGTGGTACCGACACTGGGTACGCCTGCGTGACGTCGGCGGGGAGGACGTGTGGCCCGTGCCGCGCACTGTCTTCGCGAACGTGTTCGCGTACTTCTTCTTCGACCGCGTGAACGAGGAGGCCGACCGCCAACTCACCCCGACGCTGCTGTCGCCGCCCCTGCTCGCGGTCGCCTACTTCGTGGCGCTGACGAGCGGTTACCTGGGCGCGCCCGACTGGGTGCCGGTCGTGGCGCCCGTGCTCCTGCTGGCGTATGCGCAATCGGTCATCAACGCGCTCCCCACCGTGCAGGGGCTACCGGGCCAGGCGCGCAATACGCGGTTCACCCTGCGCAACGTCGGCGGCGTAGTGGGGTGCGTCGTGCTCCTCGTGCTCTTCGCCCTGATGAGCCAGTCGACGCCTGCCAGGCCGGACGCAGACGCGGCGGTGTCGCTCGACACGGTCGTCGAGCAGTTGAACCGCGACCTGCCGCAGACGGTGTCGGGCGGCCTCACCATGGAACGGGTCGAGGGCGATGCCGGCGGTCTCGTCGTGTTCGTGCGCCTCACGCAGGTCGAGGTACGTGAGGCCGTCAACGCCGACGTCGTCGGCAGGGCGCAGCGGCAACTGCTCGAGATGGCCTGCGCCAGCGAGGGCATCGAGCGGATGGCGCTCGATGGTGGCGTGCCGCTGCGCTACACACTCGTGGACAAGGCGCACACGGCGTTCGCGTCGATGCACATCACGTCGCGCGCCCAGTGCAGCGCCCTCGGCGACTGA
- a CDS encoding sugar phosphate isomerase/epimerase, with protein MSVTRREFGKLAIATVPGALLGEGALRSAFAAAKPNSLIKGVQVGTITYSYRAMKDQSAEATLKYILDSGISAVELMGGPIESFAGAPAMPFRPAPPPAARPAGPAAAGAPPTPAGPGGPGMRRQLTPEEVAAREKYAADLKAWRLSQSMDKFKALRKMYNDAGVTIYATKMLAPNMSDEELEYVFSVAEALGANHTTLELSTDGAVLKRLGAWGEKKKVYVGYHTHLQGTLTAFDEAFAVSKANMANVDFGHYVAAGSGDPVVFLEKFHDRICSFHLKDRKSKENGGANVPWGQGDTPIQRILQTVSKNKYRMPATIEMEYEVPATSDPVAEVRSCVEFCRRVLA; from the coding sequence ATGAGTGTCACCCGTCGTGAGTTCGGCAAGCTGGCCATCGCCACAGTTCCCGGGGCGCTGCTCGGCGAAGGTGCCCTGCGCAGTGCGTTTGCGGCCGCGAAGCCCAACTCGCTGATCAAGGGCGTGCAGGTCGGTACCATCACCTACAGCTACCGCGCCATGAAGGACCAGAGCGCGGAGGCGACGCTCAAGTACATCCTCGACTCCGGCATCAGCGCCGTGGAGTTGATGGGTGGTCCCATCGAGTCGTTCGCGGGCGCGCCGGCGATGCCGTTCCGTCCCGCGCCGCCCCCGGCGGCTCGCCCGGCCGGACCTGCCGCCGCTGGCGCCCCGCCCACGCCCGCTGGGCCAGGCGGTCCCGGCATGCGTCGTCAGCTCACGCCCGAGGAGGTCGCGGCGCGCGAGAAGTACGCGGCCGACCTCAAGGCCTGGCGCCTGTCGCAGTCGATGGACAAGTTCAAGGCGCTCCGCAAGATGTACAACGACGCGGGCGTCACCATCTACGCGACGAAGATGCTGGCGCCGAACATGTCCGACGAGGAACTCGAGTACGTGTTCAGCGTGGCGGAGGCCCTGGGCGCGAATCACACGACGCTGGAGCTGTCCACCGACGGCGCGGTGCTGAAGCGGCTCGGCGCGTGGGGCGAGAAGAAGAAGGTGTACGTGGGCTACCACACGCACCTGCAGGGCACGCTCACCGCCTTCGACGAGGCGTTCGCGGTGTCGAAGGCCAACATGGCCAACGTCGACTTCGGGCACTACGTGGCGGCCGGCAGCGGCGACCCGGTGGTCTTCCTCGAGAAGTTCCACGACCGCATCTGCAGCTTCCACCTGAAGGACCGCAAGTCGAAGGAGAACGGCGGCGCCAATGTGCCGTGGGGCCAGGGCGACACGCCAATCCAGCGCATCCTGCAGACCGTCAGCAAGAACAAGTACCGGATGCCGGCGACGATCGAGATGGAATACGAGGTGCCGGCCACCTCGGATCCGGTGGCAGAAGTGCGCTCCTGCGTCGAGTTCTGCCGGCGCGTGCTCGCCTGA